In the genome of Ptychodera flava strain L36383 chromosome 13, AS_Pfla_20210202, whole genome shotgun sequence, one region contains:
- the LOC139147251 gene encoding type 1 phosphatidylinositol 4,5-bisphosphate 4-phosphatase-like has translation MTSPRSNMADREEENAPLLQNEENTSPQQPYAPLPQVDPSHLPAPIPGGPPPPILPDEQPPPYTPSPAGGVPMINCRVCQAMINIDGKLHQHVVKCNVCNEATPIKEAPPGKKYVRCPCNCLLICKGTSQRIACPRANCKRIINLGPVTVATVRTQVGSRVICGHCNETFLFNTTVNSLARCPHCRRVSSIGPKYAKNRCIIFAIIGIIFLLAGIAVTIGTYEAAKDASGIYFVWIGAYIIGILNLIRSCYYGTMKVSSVEGPA, from the exons ATGACATCAcctcgatccaatatggcggatCGCGAGGAGGAAAACGCACCTCTTctacaaaatgaagaaaacacaTCGCCTCAGCAACCCTACGCCCCTCTTCCCCAAGTCGATCCTTCAC ATTTACCAGCTCCTATACCTGGAGGCCCACCTCCACCCATTCTACCAGATGAGCAGCCACCTCCCTACACACCGTCACCCGCTGGAGGGGTGCCGATGATCAACTGTCGAGTGTGTCAAGCCATGATCAATATTGATGGCAAACTACATCAGCATGTTGTGAAGTGCAATGTCTGTAATGAAGCTACA CCAATCAAGGAAGCTCCACCTGGCAAGAAATATGTACGCTGTCCTTGCAACTGTCTTCTGATCTGCAAAGGAACATCACAAAGGATAGCTTGTCCTAGGGCAAACTGCAAAAGGATTATCAATCTAGGACCAGTCACAGTGGCAACAGTAAGGACACAGGTTGGCAGTCGGGTGATTTGTGGACACTGTAATGAAACCTTCTTG TTTAACACGACAGTAAATTCTCTAGCAAGATGTCCTCACTGCAGGAGAGT ATCATCAATTGGGCCCAAGTATGCCAAAAATAGATGCATAATTTTTGCCAtaattggtataatatttctgctTGCTGGTATTGCAGTCACG ATTGGAACATATGAAGCAGCCAAGGATGCTAGTGGAATCTACTTTGTATGGATCG GAGCATATATTATTGGCATCCTGAATCTCATTCGCAGCTGTTACTACGGCACCATGAAAGTCAGCAGTGTTGAGGGACCAGCATGA